Genomic segment of Ralstonia pickettii:
CCCACGTTGAGCCCTGCCGCAATGTGCACCTTCAACTGCGGTGCCGCGTTGCCCAGCGCCGTGAGCGCGGCAATGGTGGCGATCTCGCGCTCACGCAGCGTAAGCCCCGGGCGGCTATAGACGTCGCCAAAGCCGAACTCGACGACGTAGCGGCCGAGGTCGGGCGAAATGTCGGCCAAGGCCTCGACCACACGCTCGCCGGCCACATCATCGACTTCCTTGAGTTTTTGCCAGCCCCGCGCGTAGCGATCGTCCTGCAGGTTGGCGTGGTTTGCGGCTTGTGCGGTGTGGGTGGTCGGGGTCATGCGCGTCCTCGTTCGGTTGGCGTTTTGGCTTGTGCTTCGATTTGGAAGATGAGGAAGCAGAGCCCTTGGCGCCTTCCGCGCCTCCCGTGCCTTCCGCGGCTTCAATCCGTGCCCGGATGCCGTCGTAGACAACGAGTTTGACGCGCAGCACGGCCAGCGTCTCGGCCCGCGCGCGCAGCTCCGCTTCCAGCGCCGCCGCATGCAACTCCAGCAGGCGTTGGCGCGCCGACACACTGTCCAGACTGTCGCCCTGCCGCCGCAGCGCGGCGTACGCCTGCATCTGCGCGATCGGCATGCCGGTATCGCGCAGGCGCAGCAGGAACTCCAGCCACGTCATGTCTTCGGCACGGAAGACACGATGGCCGTTATCGCGCCGCTGCACGCTGTCGAGCAGGCCGATGCGCTCGTAATAGCGCAGCGTATGCGTCGACAGGCCGGTGGCTTCTGCAACCTGGGCGATGGTCAGGAATGGGGTCATGAACGGAGCTTAGAAGTTAGAGCGCACTCTAAGTCAAGCGACTGTACGCGAATTATTCCGGGCCGCCCAAAACAAAGCGCCGGCCCCTTTTCGGAGGCCGGCGCCTGGTGTGCAGAAAAAACGGCAGGCTGCCGCTGATCAGCCGCCCACGCCGTATGCGCTCTTGTCCTGCAGCTTCGGACGGTGGTCGCGTTTCTTTTTCTTCTTGTGATGGTGAGCCTTCTTCTCGCCTGCGGCCGGTGCCGATGCCGCAGGCGCCGGCGCGGCGGCAGGCGCAGCGGGGGCGGGGGCAACCGGAGCGGAAGCCTGCGCAAATGCGCCGGCGCTGAAGACTGCAGCCACAAGGGCAGCCAGGAGCTTGTTCATCGTGTTGTCCTTATCGAAGAGACTGGTTTATGGCGCGTTCCGGTACTGGATGGAGCGTGACCCAATCCGCTCCCGCACCTGCCGTCAATGCGCGGCCCGATATCGGAATGACCCGGAATGACCCGCACATCACCATGCAGTGTGGAGTAGGCGCCAGCGGTTGTCCACCCGAAGCCTGACGGTACGCCAATGCGCACGCCGGAGCCTTGATGTGTCGCAACCCATCGCAAGCAACAGTAGAGGCGGCAAAACCCACCTTGTTACGCGCGCTTACACCGTGGGCAGAACGCTTACAAACGGCGGTCAGCGCGTGCGCAATGTCAGGCGTTTTTGGAGGCATGGATCGCAAATGGGACGAGATCCATGTATCTGGAGTCCCAACATCCCGCTTGAATCTGATTAAGGAGTCTCACATGAAAGTCGCTCAATCCCTGGCCGCTCTGATCGTTGCTGGTGCCTTCGCAGCCCCCGTGTTCGCGGCTGGCACCGCCTCCGCACCGGCCGCCGCACCTGCACCGGCCGCGACCGCTGCAGCGACGACCACCGATGCCGCTTCGGCACCGAAGGCTGAAGCCAAGCACGAGAAGAAGCACGCTCACAAGAAGGCCCACAAGGCTGCAGCCAAGTCGGAAGCCAAGACCGACGCCGCTTCGGCACCGAAGGCCGCTGCGCCCGCCAAGCAATAAGGCAGTCGCGTGTCAAGTCCTGCCATAGGTTGACACAGTGCTCAGTCAGCGAGCGCCCGATGCACCGCATCGGGCGTTTTGTATTTCAAGGCCAGATGAGGCCGTTCGTGGTTGTAGATATGCACGGCCTGCGCCACCATGCGTGCGGCCTGCTCTAGGTCGGCGGGGCGCTTGAGCAGCAACTCCCCTTTGAGGATGCCGTTGACCCGTTCGGCCAGGGCATTCTGGTAGCAGTCGTAGCCGTCGGTCATGGAGCACGTGATGCCGTGCCGCTGATGGATGCGCTGGTACTCGGCTGAACAGTATTGGATGCCCCGATCCGAGTGATGAACCAGAGGCTGTCGCGTATGGCGCGTCTTCAGCGCCATCTTCAACGCCTGGGCGACCGACTCGGCATGCAGGCTGTCATGCACGCGGTAGCCCACGATCTTGCGCGAGTAGGCGTCAGTCACCAGACTCAGGTACGCACAGCGCTGGGCGGTCGGCAGATAGGTAATGTCGGCCACCCAGACCTGCTCCGGCCCGGTGGGGATGACCTGGTTCGGGCCGTCCTTGAGCAGATTGGGATGGCGCCGGAAGCGATGATGACTGTGTGTGGTCTTGTGATACGCCCGCTGCGGCACGACCAGCAGCCGGGCTGCACGCAGGATATCGAACAGGCGATCCCGGCCAACCTGGATGCCTGCCTCGGCCAGGGGCGTGCGCAGCACGTGCTGGAGCTTGCGCGTACCCAAGCGCGGCTGGCGCAGCCGTAAGTGGTTGACCAACGCACAGACCTTGGCCTCACGCGCGCTTTGCCGTGTCTCGCTTTGCTGGCGTTTGTAGTACGCCTGGCGGCTGATGCCAATGTAGCGGCAGGCCCTGCCCACACTCAGCCCTTGGACGAGCTTTTGCGTGAGGACCTGCCCGAAGGCTTTTTTACGACGCGCGCCCCATGCTCTTTCTGGATCACGTCGATCACCGCCTCGAACAGGCGTGCCTTCTCTTGGGCCTCCCGCAACTGCACTTCCAATTCCTTGATGCGCTGCTCTGGCGTGAGCGACTTGCGCTGGCTGCTTTGATTTTCCATCGTGGTTTTGGCCTCCGCTGAGGCGCTCCAGTCCTGTCGTCCGTGCTTGCGCAACCATACCAGCACCGTCGAGCGACCCTGAATGCCATAGCGTCGCTGTGCCTCTTTGTAGGTCAGCTCGCCTTTTTCCACCTGCTCAACCACTGCCAACTTAAAAGCCAGCGTGTAGTCCCTCTGCGTTCGCTTCTTCTGCCCTTCCATCTTGACGCTCACTCCCTGTCGGGGAAAAAGTGTCAACCTTATTCAGGACGGGTCAGCGCCATGAAAAACGCCGGGACATTCCCGGCGTTTTTTTTGTCTGCTTGGCAGTGCATCAATGCAGATGCGGCAGACGCTTCGTGCCTTCGATCTGCACGGCTTGCAGTTCATGCGGCTTGAGGCCCAGCTCGCTCAGGATGGTCGGCGCGATCTGATTGGTATCGACGCGCTCGTCCACGATGCCAGCGTTGACACCCGCCCCCCACACCACGATCGGCACATGGCGATTTTCGGGACGGAAGCCGCCGTGCTCGGCGATCTTCGATAGCTTGCTGCCAGCCCACACCGTGCCCTGCTGCGCGATACCGACGACATCCGGAACGCGATCATCGCTGGGCTTCGCGCCAAAGAAGTCAGCCACCTCCTCGCCCACCACGAAGCGGCTCGCGCCGGCTTGCGTAAAGGGCTTGGCGACGGCATTGCCCGCCGCATCCGAACCCAGCCCTGTACCCGAGTAGCCCAGCAGGAACTGCTTCGTAAAGTGCAGTGCGGCCGGTGAGCGGTCGTTCAACCACAGCAGAATGCCGTCGTCGTCCATCGCGTGCGCAACGAGATGCGGCTTGGTCGCGTCCTTGCACGTCGCGGCGTACTTTTCCCATGCGCAGTTGAGCGCGTCGATCATGTCGCCGTCGTTGATGATGGTGAGGTCTGCACGGCTGTTAGGTGACTGGCCGTGCTTGGCCGACACGATCACCACCGTGTTGGATGGGTCGGCCGCCTTGACCAGCTCGCCCAGCTTGTTGTCGACGAAGGTGAGCGCGCTTTGCAGGACCACGCCCGGCACCGTGCCACTGTTGGTGTAGCCACCCAGGCCACCCGACACCTTGTTGGCAGTGTTGGATGGGTCCGGGTAATACGCCGACTTGTTCAGCTTCTGTGCGGTCGACACAGCCTGGAAGTTCATGCCAAGAATGGCAGGCACGCCCGGCGTGCCGTTGCCGGCGTGGTCGTGACCCTTGAGCCAGTTCAACACGGCCTGCACCTTGAAGCTGTCGTAACGTTGCGTGTTTGTATTGTCTTTCGTCCAGTCGGCGCCGGGCCCGGCCGGCAGCGACGGGTCGGTCACGGAGCTGTTGATCTCGGGCGCGAACAGGTCGTCGATACCCTGGCCACTCGGTCCGTTGAGGATTTCGTACGCGGCATGCTTGTCCGACCATGCCGTATGCAGGCCGTGCTTGCGCGCCACTTCGAATACCGTGTTGACCTTCAGATACTGGTGCGGATACACCGGCGCGCAGGTGACGGGCGATACCGGTAGAAGCGCCGGATCGATCAGGTCCAGCGCGCGGCCCGTCAGTTGCGAGATCTTCGAAAGATCGGCATACAGGCCCGGGATGCCCTGGCCGCTGTCAAGACGGTTCGGGTCTTTCGCGATGACCTCGGCATAGAAAACTTCAGCACCCGGCTTGGTGGAGTGGCAGTTGGCGGCCGTCGTGCCGGCCGGAAGCAGGCTGCGGCTGTACGCGTCGTCGTAGTAGATGCCGGTGGTCTTCGGGTTGCCGCCGGTGACCTGGCCGACCATGCCCGGAAACGAGTCCGACGGGAACGGTGTGCGCGCATTGCGGTAGCTCACGCCCTGGCGCACGAGGCGCGCCAGCGTGGAACCCGGATGGTTGCCGACGTACCAGTCAAGATCGGACTGATGCAAGCCGTCGACCGAAATCAGCAGGACATGCTTCGCGCGCGCGTGGCTCGCATGATCGTCATCGTCATCGGCGTGCACGTGTGCAGACAGACCACATGCCAGCGTGGAAAGCACGGCAACAGCAAGAGTTTTCTGGGGGGACACGGGTTTCTCCTCTGGATTACCGCCATCGGGCGGCCCGCTCACGCTAGCCTTGCTGTATGTCGGCCCGGCGACCCGTCCGTGTCGCTCGCATGACAAATGTAACGTCGGCCCGCCGGCCGGATGAGCCAACGTTTGCACCATCATCAACCGTTCGGGCGGTTCTACTAGAATGGCGTGCCCGTCGTTCCGTCCAATCGCGTTTCTCTCCAGTTCCGTTCGCTCATGCTGCTGCCTTCGCGTGCCCCGCTCCGCCTTCTGCTCCGTCTTTCCTTGGTCTTGGTTAGCGCGTTGTCAATCAGCGCTGCCCAGGCACAGACGGCCCCTGCCGCCAACGCGGAAAACAGCGCCGAGGCCGGCGACTGGAGCATCGCTGTCGGCCCGGCGATTTACATGTCGCCCAAGTATCCCGGTGCAAAATCAAGCTTCGTGTTTCCGTGGATCGATCAGGAGATCGAATACCGGCATCGCTTCTTTTCCAAGGGGATGGACTTTGCAGGCGTGTACCTCGCCAACGACGACACATGGCAGGTGGGCGGCAACTTCCAGTTCGACCCGACGTGGCGCCATGCGCATGACGACGCGCGCCTGAATGGTCTGGGCAATGTCAACGCCACGGTGCGCGCCAAGGCGTTCGCGCAGTACACGGTGTCGTTCCTCACGCTGTCCACCGATGCGGAGCAGGACATCCTCGGCAACCGCCAGGGGTTGATCGCCAACGCCGATGCCTACGCGAGCGCGCCGGTCGGCCGCTGGCTGTTCAGCCTTGGCACCGGCGTGTCGTGGACGAACGGTCAGTACACGCGTACGTTCTTTGGCGTGGACGATGGGCAGAGCGCGCGTTCGGGCCTGCCGGTATTTGCCACGCATGCGGGGCTGCGCGACATCCACTTCAACGCCATCGTCACGTGCAAGCTCGATGACCGGTGGACGGCCAATGGCTCGCTCACGGTGGCACGGCTGCGTGGCGATGCGGCAGACAGTCCGATCACCCAGCGCCGCCAGCAGACCACGGCCATGGCCTCGCTCACGTACCGGTTCCGCTGACAGCGCGCCCAGAATCGGGCGCGGTGATGTGCGCAATCGCTTGCGCATGGAGGTGAAATTCGCGTGGCAAACCTGTGCACACGAGGCAATCCGCTTATGAAACCAGAACTTGGCCCGCGCGCCTCTCAGCCAAAAGGACCATGCTTCCTTTTCACAACAGGTATGCAGGTGGACTAGCGCAATCGCCCTGTTTTTTTTGCTAGTCTGTTTGGAAAGCGGCGATCACTTCCGATCAATGCACGGGCAGTGAACGGTGTCTTCCCACCGGCGGCGGACACCGCAAGACAGGAGGGCTTGACCATGTTGCG
This window contains:
- a CDS encoding alkaline phosphatase family protein translates to MSPQKTLAVAVLSTLACGLSAHVHADDDDDHASHARAKHVLLISVDGLHQSDLDWYVGNHPGSTLARLVRQGVSYRNARTPFPSDSFPGMVGQVTGGNPKTTGIYYDDAYSRSLLPAGTTAANCHSTKPGAEVFYAEVIAKDPNRLDSGQGIPGLYADLSKISQLTGRALDLIDPALLPVSPVTCAPVYPHQYLKVNTVFEVARKHGLHTAWSDKHAAYEILNGPSGQGIDDLFAPEINSSVTDPSLPAGPGADWTKDNTNTQRYDSFKVQAVLNWLKGHDHAGNGTPGVPAILGMNFQAVSTAQKLNKSAYYPDPSNTANKVSGGLGGYTNSGTVPGVVLQSALTFVDNKLGELVKAADPSNTVVIVSAKHGQSPNSRADLTIINDGDMIDALNCAWEKYAATCKDATKPHLVAHAMDDDGILLWLNDRSPAALHFTKQFLLGYSGTGLGSDAAGNAVAKPFTQAGASRFVVGEEVADFFGAKPSDDRVPDVVGIAQQGTVWAGSKLSKIAEHGGFRPENRHVPIVVWGAGVNAGIVDERVDTNQIAPTILSELGLKPHELQAVQIEGTKRLPHLH
- a CDS encoding MerR family transcriptional regulator — its product is MTPFLTIAQVAEATGLSTHTLRYYERIGLLDSVQRRDNGHRVFRAEDMTWLEFLLRLRDTGMPIAQMQAYAALRRQGDSLDSVSARQRLLELHAAALEAELRARAETLAVLRVKLVVYDGIRARIEAAEGTGGAEGAKGSASSSSKSKHKPKRQPNEDAHDPDHPHRTSRKPRQPAGRSLRAGLAKTQGSR
- a CDS encoding MipA/OmpV family protein produces the protein MLLPSRAPLRLLLRLSLVLVSALSISAAQAQTAPAANAENSAEAGDWSIAVGPAIYMSPKYPGAKSSFVFPWIDQEIEYRHRFFSKGMDFAGVYLANDDTWQVGGNFQFDPTWRHAHDDARLNGLGNVNATVRAKAFAQYTVSFLTLSTDAEQDILGNRQGLIANADAYASAPVGRWLFSLGTGVSWTNGQYTRTFFGVDDGQSARSGLPVFATHAGLRDIHFNAIVTCKLDDRWTANGSLTVARLRGDAADSPITQRRQQTTAMASLTYRFR
- a CDS encoding carboxymuconolactone decarboxylase family protein, yielding MTPTTHTAQAANHANLQDDRYARGWQKLKEVDDVAGERVVEALADISPDLGRYVVEFGFGDVYSRPGLTLREREIATIAALTALGNAAPQLKVHIAAGLNVGLTRQEITETILQMTLYAGFPAALNGMFAAKEVFAAHEAEDMTAAGGSMRRDTSN